The Juglans regia cultivar Chandler chromosome 2, Walnut 2.0, whole genome shotgun sequence genome includes a window with the following:
- the LOC109016298 gene encoding probable aspartyl aminopeptidase: MGQVLKGIAVAIGQSLAHGVVVPGLIEFLNASPTAFHAVDEAKKRLVAAGYEQVLEREDWILEVGKKYFFTRNYSSIIAFAIGKKYVAGNGFHIIGAHTDSPCLKLKPVSKVTKGGYLEVGVQTYGGGLWRTWFDRDLTVAGRVIIREAKNGSGSVSYSHRLVRIKEPIMQIPTLAIHLDRGFNDEFMLNTENHLLPVLATSIEAELNKNGAADGSGNSSGQTNGKNGNERTTTNSSKHHSLLLQLLANQIGCEPDDICDFELQACDTQPSIIAGARKEFIFSGRLDNLCMSFCSLMALIASSSESSLEDETSVRMVALFDHEEVRSNSAQGAGSPLLINAMSRITNSFDPASKLLEKAIQRSFLVSADMAHALHPNYMDRHEDNHKPKLHGGLVIEHNANQHFATNAVTSFIFKEIARKNMLPIQEFVFRNDMACGSTIGPILASGVGIRTVDVGAPQLSMHSIREMCAVDDVVYSYRHFIAYFQEFSRLDANLTVDGG; encoded by the exons ATGGGACAGGTCCTCAAAGGCATAGCTGTGGCAATAGGACAAAGCCTAGCACACGGCGTAGTCGTCCCTGGTCTCATCGAATTCTTGAATGCTTCGCCAACTGCTTTCCATGCCGTTG ATGAGGCAAAGAAACGGTTGGTAGCTGCGGGGTATGAGCAAGTCTTGGAAAGAGAGGATTGGATATTGGAAGTCGGGAAGAAATACTTCTTCACCCGGAATTACTCCTCGATCATCGCTTTCGCAATCGGTAAAAA ATATGTCGCTGGAAATGGATTTCATATCATTGGTGCTCATACCGACAGTCCTTGTCTGAAACTGAAGCCGGTTTCCAAG GTAACCAAAGGTGGGTATTTGGAGGTTGGTGTCCAAACGTATGGGGGTGGTTTGTGGCGTACTTGGTTTGATCGTGACTTAACGGTTGCCGGAAGAGTGATAATCAGAGAAGCAAAAAATGGTTCTGGTTCTGTTTCGTACTCGCATCGTCTTGTTAGAATTAAGGAGCCCATCATGCAGATCCCGACCCTGGCGATTCACTTGGACAG GGGCTTTAATGATGAATTTATGCTCAACACAGAGAATCATCTTCTTCCTGTCTTGGCAACATCAATTGAG GCAGAGCTCAATAAAAATGGTGCTGCAGATGGTTCAGGCAATAGTAGTGGTCAGACTAATGGAAAAAATGGTAATGAAAGAACTACCACTAATAGCTCAAAGCATCACTCGCTCCTATTACAG CTGCTTGCAAATCAGATTGGCTGTGAACCTGATGATATATGTGATTTTGAGTTGCAAGCATGTGACACCCAACCGAGTATTATAGCAGGTGCCAGAAAGGAATTCATCTTCTCAGGGCGGCTTGATAATCTCTGCATGTCATTTTGCTCCCTAATG GCACTGATAGCTTCATCTTCTGAAAGTTCTCTTGAGGATGAGACTAGTGTTAGAATGGTGGCCTTGTTTGATCATGAGGAGGTTAGGTCTAACTCAGCCCAAGGAGCTGGGTCTCCTCTCCTGATAAATGCCATGTCACGCATTACAAATTCCTTTGACCCGGCTTCTAAG TTGCTTGAGAAAGCGATCCAGAGGAGTTTCCTTGTGTCTGCTGACATGGCGCATGCATTACACCCTAATTATATG GACAGACATGAAGATAATCATAAACCCAAGTTGCATGGAGGGCTTGTCATTGAACACAACGCAAATCAACACTTTGCCACCAACGCAGTCACTTCCTTCATATTCAAAGAGATTGCTAGAAAGAATATGCTTCCTATCCAG GAATTTGTGTTCCGCAATGACATGGCATGTGGTTCGACCATTGGTCCTATACTTGCGAGTGGTGTGGGGATTCGTACAGTTGATGTAGGCGCACCTCAGCTATCAATGCATAGTATACGAGAGATGTGTGCTGTAGATGATGTGGTTTATTCATATAGGCATTTCATAGCCTACTTCCAAGAATTCTCCCGTCTCGACGCAAATCTAACCGTTGACGGAGGCTGA